In Debaryomyces hansenii CBS767 chromosome A complete sequence, a genomic segment contains:
- a CDS encoding DEHA2D16698p (weakly similar to uniprot|P33754 Saccharomyces cerevisiae YBR171W SEC66 Non-essential subunit of Sec63 complex (Sec63p Sec62p Sec66p and Sec72p)), with product MDEQETTQEQIKISIYTPLIYVGVLLTCFIAFSIIYRRKKLNKLTKVEPIFSDNHTLNLYLFLKQQYNNPEATAETKPHTKVMKAALLRRGVEAIRRSLKLKENEPIFNKLYQEGLIGDDVFKNFQIQAKFQEIELKEIVQECETYKKGWVQQFFPVAQEICFNEALRRRLNSMDERSKNLSDLWQYYVEKSEANVSQAVNEKSAAKLAKDKTKSASQSGSNTPEKVISDSDTEAVNESKDDGDNQTSKNNKKKSGKGKKT from the coding sequence ATGGATGAACAAGAAACGACACAGGAGCAGATTAAGATCTCCATTTACACCCCATTAATATATGTTGGGGTATTATTGACATGTTTCATTGCCTTTTCGATTATTTATAGACGTAAGAAGTTGAACAAGTTAACCAAGGTGGAACCAATCTTTTCAGACAATCATACATTAAACTTATATTTATTCCTAAaacaacaatataataatccTGAAGCCACTGCTGAAACAAAACCACACACTAAAGTTATGAAAGCTGCATTGTTGAGAAGAGGTGTGGAAGCTATTAGAAGAtcgttgaaattgaaagaaaacgaaccaattttcaacaaattataCCAGGAGGGCTTAATCGGGGATGATGTATTCAAGAACTTTCAAATCCAAGCCAAATTCCAAGAGATAGAATTGAAGGAGATCGTGCAAGAATGTGAAACATATAAGAAGGGTTGGGTTCAACAATTTTTCCCTGTGGCACAAGAAATTTGCTTTAATGAAGCTTTAAGAAGAAGGTTAAATTCCATGGATGAAAGATCAAAGAACTTGTCCGACTTGTGGCAGTATTACGTGGAAAAATCCGAAGCCAATGTTTCTCAAGCCgtaaatgaaaaatcagCTGCCAAGCTTGCCAAAGACAAAACCAAGTCTGCCTCTCAATCTGGCTCAAACACTCCTGAAAAGGTGATTTCAGATTCAGATACTGAAGCTGTGAATGAATCCAAAGATGATGGTGATAATCAAActtcaaagaataataagaaaaagtCTGGCAAAGGAAAGAAAACATGa
- a CDS encoding DEHA2D16786p (similar to uniprot|P40010 Saccharomyces cerevisiae YER006W NUG1 GTPase that associates with nuclear 60S pre-ribosomes required for export of 60S ribosomal subunits from the nucleus), translated as MRVKKPTSKRSTTRMREGIKKKAAAQNRKNKKLSKKDVTWKSRNKKDPGIPASFPYKDRIITELEEGRKLDKARKDELKLQRQKEREEALAKGEVIDDVMEEDEEDDQEGGLAALLESAQQAAQDYDGVEEESDGMTDSDADVEYELSDPEDDEEDKSELDKSRKAYDKIFKTVVEASDVVLYVLDARDPEATRSRKVEQAVLQNPGKRLILVLNKVDLIPTNALDQWLNFLKSSFPTVPVKAASGANSNSFNKNLTSTMTANSLLQALKSYATKANLKRSIIVGVIGYPNVGKSSIINALTNRHSNNTKACPVGNQAGVTTSMREVKIDNKLKVLDSPGIVFPDELTNSKKSKSNQEAKLALLSAIPPKQISDPMGAVNMLLKKFSKDSEMADGLKKYYSLPPLPSSDLNEFSKQFLIHIARTKGRLGKGGVPNLEAAAMSVLNDWRDGRIIGWTLPKASKSTSDGIDVADVNIDGPKSSMRGEKEPPKIEQTTVVSTWAKEFDLDGLLGDNFGLST; from the coding sequence ATGAGAGTTAAGAAGCCAACATCAAAGAGATCTACCACCCGTATGAGGGAAGGTATCAAAAAGAAGGCAGCTGCACAAAAtagaaagaataaaaaattatcgAAGAAAGATGTCACCTggaaatcaagaaataaGAAAGATCCTGGTATTCCAGCCAGTTTCCCATACAAGGACAGAATTATTAcagaattagaagaaggTAGAAAACTAGACAAAGCTAGAAAggatgaattgaaattgcAGAGACAAAAGGAAAGAGAAGAGGCTTTAGCTAAGGGAGaagttattgatgatgtgatggaagaagatgaagaagatgacCAAGAGGGTGGATTAGCAGCATTATTAGAATCGGCACAACAAGCAGCTCAAGACTACGATGgtgttgaagaagaaagtgatGGGATGACTGATTCTGATGCAGATGTCGAATATGAATTAAGTGATCCtgaagatgatgaggaGGATAAAAGTGAATTAGACAAGTCTCGTAAGGCATATGacaaaattttcaagacTGTCGTTGAAGCATCCGATGTTGTGTTGTATGTGTTAGATGCTAGAGATCCAGAAGCAACAAGATCAAGAAAAGTTGAACAAGCTGTTTTACAGAATCCTGGTAAGAGATTAATATTGGTATTGAATAAGGTTGATTTGATTCCAACTAATGCTTTAGACCAATGGCTCAACTttttaaaatcatcatttcCAACTGTTCCAGTTAAAGCTGCATCAGGTGCTAACTCCAActcatttaataaaaacttAACTTCAACTATGACTGCGAATTCGTTATTACAAGCTTTAAAGAGTTATGCTACTAAGGCTAATTTGAAGAGATCTATCATAGTAGGTGTAATTGGGTACCCGAATGTTGGTAAATCTTCTATAATTAACGCTTTAACCAATAGACATAGTAATAACACCAAAGCTTGTCCTGTTGGTAACCAAGCTGGTGTTACCACATCGATGAGGGAAGTTAAAAtcgataataaattgaaggtTTTGGATTCTCCAGGTATAGTATTCCCTGATGAACTTACAAACAGCAAAAAGTCTAAATCTAATCAAGAAGCAAAATTGGCATTATTATCCGCAATTCCTCCTAAACAAATTTCTGATCCAATGGGTGCTGTTAATAtgttattaaagaaattttcaaaggATTCTGAGATGGCTGATGGATTAAAGAAGTATTATCTGTTGCCTCCATTACCATCTTCTGACCTCAATGAGTTCTCTAAACAATTTTTAATTCACATTGCAAGAACTAAAGGAAGATTGGGAAAGGGTGGTGTTCCAAACTTAGAAGCTGCAGCAATGTCGGTATTAAATGATTGGAGAGATGGCAGAATTATTGGTTGGACTTTACCAAAAGCCTCAAAGAGTACCAGTGATGGTATTGATGTAGCTGACGTAAATATTGATGGTCCGAAAAGTTCTATGAGAGGTGAAAAAGAACCTCCAAAAATCGAACAAACTACTGTTGTTAGTACTTGGGCTAAGGAATTCGATTTAGATGGTTTATTGGGTGACAATTTTGGCCTTTCTACctaa
- a CDS encoding DEHA2D16720p (weakly similar to uniprot|P33332 Saccharomyces cerevisiae YER008C SEC3 Non-essential subunit of the exocyst complex (Sec3p Sec5p Sec6p Sec8p Sec10p Sec15p Exo70p Exo84p) which mediates targeting of post-Golgi vesicles to sites of active exocytosis) produces the protein MYPRGPNQNQRPPESQRPAPSNQRPVAQSQRAPFQQQRNQFPPRNQASTSSHNGLEQQRRSVADKLIADCYSKRIIDRSGKPCVETSYQTHVSIKEYSSFPSRPPPDNLPPNQIGTVKDRVLVLCIKYSGRVLIQKGKYNENKDVYQIGRTWDMDELKTITKCGNDGIILTLNKDYYWSIEGGMERTWKFARFLTNAYGGFMGRYPTLNGFSIEDFKLSSSPQKKHLGNSSPSMGANDSGNDIVVNEPQPHPQLLKTKSLKRKNLPKPVLPPQPLPQQTYPDQGKQNDFYKDMDFTANGKLPSKPMKVMQVDRPSTSSLDQVENQNASTNRFNQSRELQETNEEFVDNYVTVDDNEPSNVPTTPKRDSKHPYQVNSPRRSADTTQDSQNFVFHADNTYSPEKLREYVKTNEERSTSPLRNYKPRRMSTEVEQRKVSEPLESAAALGIQLEEQLDGVTNKDISTDSAHSFQIPARNVSPDYSIEEVENDSDEEQETQHRASMSERKQVPIDQEESINQHQPPNAHVDNTINSSIQDIENYMDSQLYFAPGDESVDNSKQISQNQTLESDISQREISEGNIIPDLSQGNDSEFRSDQLEDETTSMQEYTEQSEVGLNIDNKDSEFQREKDAELEEIMDDVNWSISDNSDSLIRKLTKELNNVKFRNVKDLVTLDFGKDSVSNDVTTSISEIENLTHIFKKMEIDFKFLGPEVNLIENNSKGLQVKSVNKKLLYNDLSNILNKVSMHSDDLRAIESFKEFDRLNKLEAIEVKLIGLFNALETITLDYNENTDNLSSMRALRQYQSNYERVTSSFIRHFSRFIKDQFRLFSQQMMQNMDNIYPQAMFRELNNLLIYSGFLYFVKGVSLSDFQDINGNFNLMMSDLLERMITHKLKNLKFSSSSVSAHLSQSLDNDMPLKKSRTLRLSTRREKHISKANQEEFQGLKQNKDSNEIDDPKAVVDIINSTRDVIFVLQYVTGRLFHYDSNIIDFNEYCQNKPYQERRIALDNPSLDIEDDMNYSNDSISNLNAVFGGYINIFMKKVTPTELNIPLLLCYLQNLLDENKKSNQEFLCFNFLKKASDKFKIIWSKFIKSQLNLLNKSAIIAHCGILPAIKNVNQVLLITESSLDQPGRLFGSLDQSQVRAMLAESYKEISEATIHLFMRDDPLLKNHDFDDKEREHRNVSIIQNIFYLTEQLAVFSSPGITKMRTQLNSVFNKVLDSYFNKLLHKNIGKLVEFVDNYEALVKMNNGKPKKYNKKYVKSLLTGYTSKDVSVKAAEIHKKLEKHFITGGDMFEKDLFDKLWTDMEYQFIDYFSRLNNILKNDFDREIDYAITKQDIHSVFVSIH, from the coding sequence ATGTATCCTAGAGGGCCTAATCAAAACCAAAGACCGCCTGAGAGTCAAAGGCCAGCACCGCTGAATCAGAGACCAGTAGCTCAATCTCAAAGAGCACCTTTCcaacaacaaagaaatcaatttccTCCTAGGAATCAAGCCTCAACATCATCCCATAATGGCCTAGAACAACAACGAAGACTGGTAGCAGATAAATTGATTGCTGATTGTTATTCTAAAAGAATCATTGATAGAAGTGGTAAACCATGTGTTGAAACGTCGTATCAAACACATGTTAGTATCAAGGAATATTCGTCATTTCCTTCACGTCCACCTCCAGATAACCTTCCACCTAATCAAATTGGAACGGTTAAAGACCGTGTTTTGGTACTTTGTATCAAATACTCTGGTAGAGTTTTGATACAAAAGGggaaatataatgaaaataaggaCGTATATCAAATTGGTCGTACATGGGATATGGATGAATTGAAGACCATTACTAAGTGTGGAAATGATGGAATTATCTTAACGTTGAATAAAGACTACTATTGGAGCATAGAAGGAGGCATGGAAAGAACTTGGAAGTTTGCAAGATTTTTGACAAACGCATACGGTGGATTTATGGGTAGATACCCAACATTGAATGGCTTTTCAATCGAGGATTTTAAATTATCCTCTTCTCCACAAAAAAAGCATTTGGGAAATTCTTCCCCTAGCATGGGTGCAAATGATAGTGGTAACGATATTGTTGTTAATGAACCTCAACCACATCctcaattattgaaaactaaatcattgaaaagaaagaacTTACCAAAACCAGTATTACCACCGCAGCCTCTTCCTCAACAGACATATCCCGATCAGGGAAAGCAAAATGATTTCTATAAGGATATGGATTTTACTGCAAATGGGAAACTACCTTCTAAACCTATGAAAGTAATGCAAGTTGATAGACCTTCGACGTCGTCACTTGACCAAGTAGAGAATCAGAATGCATCGACTAATAGATTCAACCAATCACGAGAATTACAAGAGACAAACGaagaatttgttgataattatgTTACTGTCGATGACAACGAACCATCGAATGTTCCCACAACGCCTAAACGTGATTCCAAGCATCCCTATCAAGTCAACTCTCCGCGTAGAAGCGCTGATACTACTCAGGATTCGCAGAACTTTGTTTTCCATGCTGATAATACGTACTCGCCCGAAAAGCTTAGAGAATATGTGAAAACAAATGAGGAGAGATCAACATCGCCATTAAGAAACTATAAGCCTCGAAGGATGTCCACCGAGGTTGAACAAAGAAAAGTTTCTGAGCCTTTAGAATCTGCAGCGGCCTTGGGTATTCAACTTGAAGAGCAACTTGATGGCGTTacaaataaagatatttcTACGGATTCTGCACATTCATTCCAAATTCCTGCTAGAAATGTTTCGCCTGACTATAGTATCGAGgaagttgaaaatgatagtgatgaagaacaagaaacaCAACATAGGGCTTCAATGTCGGAAAGAAAACAAGTTCCAATCGATCAAGAAGAATCTATAAACCAGCATCAACCTCCCAATGCTCATGTAGATAATACAATAAACTCTTCTATacaagatattgaaaattacaTGGACTCTCAACTTTATTTTGCCCCGGGCGATGAATCAGTTGATAACTCAAAACAAATTAGTCAGAATCAGACTCTTGAGAGTGATATAAGTCAAAGGGAAATTAGTGAGGGTAATATAATACCTGACTTACTGCAAGGGAATGATCTGGAGTTTAGAAGTGATCAATTAGAGGATGAAACAACCTCTATGCAAGAATATACTGAACAATCAGAAGTTGGGttgaatattgataataaagattCTGAGTTTCAAAGGGAAAAGGATGCAGAGTTAGAAGAAATCATGGATGATGTCAATTGGTCTATATCAGATAATAGTGATTCCTTGATCAGAAAATTGACCAAGGAATTAAACAATGTGAAATTTCGTAATGTTAAAGATTTAGTTACTTTGGATTTCGGTAAAGATTCAGTTTCTAATGATGTAACAACATCAATAAGtgagattgaaaatttaactcatattttcaaaaaaatggaaatagatttcaaatttcttggGCCCGAAGtcaatttaattgaaaataactCTAAGGGTCTCCAGGTAAAGTCGGTcaacaagaaattattgtaTAACGATTTAAGCAACATATTGAATAAGGTTAGTATGCATTCCGATGATTTGCGGGCTATCGAatcatttaaagaattcGATAGATTGAATAAGTTAGAAGCTATTGAAGTTAAATTGATTGGATTATTTAATGCCTTAGAAACGATTACACTTGACTACAATGAGAATACAGATAACTTAAGTTCTATGAGGGCATTGAGGCAATACCAATCAAATTATGAACGTGTTACGTCTAGTTTTATCAGGCATTTTAGTCGCTTCATAAAAGATCAATTCAGATTATTTTCTCAACAAATGATGCAAAATATGGATAATATTTATCCTCAGGCCATGTTTAGAGAACTTAACaatcttctaatttattcGGGTTTCCTTTACTTCGTTAAGGGTGTTTCTCTTAGCGattttcaagatataaATGGGAACTTTAATCTCATGATGAGCGATTTATTAGAGAGAATGATTACCCACAagttaaaaaatttgaagttttcatcgtcatcagTATCTGCACATCTATCGCAATCtttagataatgatatgCCTCTAAAGAAGTCAAGAACATTGAGATTATCGACAAGACGAGAAAAGCATATTAGCAAAGCAAATCAAGAAGAGTTTCAAGGtttaaaacaaaataaGGATTCGAATGAAATCGACGATCCAAAAGCTGTTGttgatataataaatagCACGAGAGATGTGATATTTGTTTTGCAATACGTCACCGGTAGGCTATTCCATTATGATAGTAATATTATCGATTTTAACGAATATTGCCAGAATAAACCTTACCAAGAAAGACGTATTGCTCTTGATAATCCATCTTTAGATATAGAAGATGATATGAACTATTCGaatgattcaatttctaatttgaatGCAGTATTCGGTGGTTATATTAACATCTTCATGAAAAAAGTTACTCCAAcagaattaaatatacCATTACTTTTATGTTATTTGCAGAATTTgcttgatgaaaataagaaatctAATCAAGAATTCTTATgctttaattttttgaaaaaggcTTCAGATaagttcaaaattatttggtCGAAATTTATCAAGTCTCAATTGaacttattgaataaatccGCAATTATTGCTCATTGTGGTATATTACCTGCTATTAAGAATGTTAATCAAGTGTTGTTGATTACTGAATCCTCTTTAGACCAACCAGGTAGGCTCTTTGGTAGTCTTGACCAATCCCAGGTAAGAGCAATGTTAGCCGAATCATATAAAGAAATTTCCGAGGCAACTATTCACTTGTTTATGAGGGACGATcctttattgaaaaatcacGATTTCgatgataaagaaagaGAACATCGTAATGTCAGTATAATCCAAAACATTTTCTATCTTACAGAACAGTTAGCAGTCTTTAGTTCTCCTGGCATAACGAAAATGAGAACGCAGTTGAATTCTGTCTTCAACAAGGTTTTAGATTCGTACTTCAATAAGCTTCTTCACAAGAATATTGGTAAATTGGTGGAATTCGTTGATAATTATGAAGCTTTAgtaaaaatgaataatgGTAAGCCtaagaaatacaataaaaaatatgttaAATCATTGTTGACAGGATATACTTCGAAGGATGTATCCGTTAAGGCTGCTGAAATTCACAAGAAATTAGAGAAACATTTCATAACTGGTGGCGATATGTTTGAGAAAGACTTATTTGACAAGTTATGGACAGATATGgaatatcaatttattgacTACTTTTCAAGATTAAACAACATCCTTAAGAATGACTTTGATAGAGAAATTGACTATGCAATTACCAAACAAGATATACATTCAGTATTTGTTTCTATACACTAA
- a CDS encoding DEHA2D16764p (similar to uniprot|P40009 Saccharomyces cerevisiae YER005W YND1 Yeast Nucleoside Diphosphatase): MKIPDTSPTYNYGIVVDSGSSGSRVQIYRWEDPNYTKKHGKEEDILTSPPKIVQEKDWTLKTSPGISSFDEKNKVKDIWPKHFAKLMKYAEDIIPSDKHSDTPVFVLATAGMRLLSPAKKKMILKETCSALQKNTNFYLPNCKNFIQIIDGETEGIYGWLSLNYLMGQFDKYKGTENVHKSIGFMDMGGASTQIAFVPSSKEEIKKHEEDLSKVILRNINGESQKWNVFSETWLGFGANESRKRYLNQLINLSISNPNLGAEINDPCLPKDAEVSYEHEKVTYTIKGIGNYEMCLKTIYPLLMKNVPCKDEPCLFNGIHGPQLNFKDDKFVGISEYWYTANDIFQSGGEYNYLSFNEKVRGYCESNWNDILANSEKGDYSNLNPDKFLKDACFKASWVINILHEGFGLPRLGLEVPKEEADEKEAEEIKKIDKVHVPFKSADSVNGGELSWTLGKILLFASSQIESTTDNNDLQIGIYPSEISGKDFVTGSGTLADTYDSDKDEDDLDGNVIYSIIFIFLLFFFVYHFGKKHMKWAHGFGRFELSPQSVKSFINEMGSRLPGVNKYFSNDAIYSDFSNQNDININLEEGMISSATTPKNMPDLSVLRTRSTMNLSEIDKSEDRMDSDSIHSGPTNFMNKPFSLPKKNQGNLFQYGDNRSWDSLVRTSSNSSIQRAKNFERSK, from the coding sequence ATGAAAATTCCTGACACGTCTCCTACCTATAATTATGGGATAGTTGTAGATTCTGGATCCTCGGGATCTAGAGTTCAAATATATCGATGGGAAGATCCAAATTATACTAAGAAGCATggtaaagaagaagatattttaaCATCACCACCTAAGATAGTTCAAGAAAAGGATTGGACACTCAAGACTAGCCCAggaatttcttcttttgatgaaaagaataaGGTTAAAGACATTTGGCCCAAACATTTTGCTaaactaatgaaatatGCTGAAGATATTATTCCTCTGGATAAACATAGTGATACACCAGTATTTGTTTTAGCCACTGCAGGTATGAGACTATTGTCTCCTgctaagaagaagatgatattgaaggaGACCTGTTCTGCCTTACAGAAAAATACCAACTTTTATTTGCCAAATTGCAAAAACttcattcaaatcatcGATGGAGAAACTGAAGGCATATACGGCTGGCTTAGTTTAAATTACCTAATGGGCCAGTTTGATAAATACAAGGGCACTGAAAATGTACATAAATCGATAGGGTTTATGGATATGGGTGGGGCTTCAACCCAAATAGCGTTTGTACCTTCATCAAAGGAAGAGATAAAAAAACacgaagaagatttatCTAAAGTGATATTGAGAAATATCAATGGAGAAAGCCAGAAATGGAATGTTTTTTCTGAAACATGGTTGGGGTTTGGTGCTAATGAGTCCCGTAAAAGATATTTGAAccaattgataaatttatctatTTCAAACCCTAATTTAGGGGCTGAAATAAATGATCCTTGTTTGCCTAAAGACGCAGAAGTGAGTTATGAACACGAGAAAGTAACGTACACTATTAAAGGTATTGGAAATTATGAAATGTGCTTAAAGACTATCTATCCATTGCTTATGAAAAATGTTCCATGTAAAGATGAACCATGCTTATTTAATGGAATTCATGGGCCTCAGTTGAATTTTAAAGATGATAAATTCGTAGGTATCTCAGAATATTGGTATACCGCCAATGATATTTTCCAAAGCGGTGGTGAATATAACTATCTCAGTTTTAATGAGAAGGTACGTGGATACTGTGAAAGTAATTGGAACGACATATTGGCTAATTCAGAAAAGGGCGATTACTCAAATTTAAATCCAGATAAGTTTTTAAAAGATGCGTGCTTTAAAGCAAGTTGGGTGATTAACATTTTGCATGAAGGCTTTGGATTACCAAGACTTGGACTTGAAGTTCCTAAAGAAGAGGCCGATGAAAAGGAGgcagaagaaatcaaaaagataGATAAAGTACATGTTCCTTTCAAGTCGGCTGATTCAGTAAATGGCGGCGAATTATCATGGACACTTGGTAAAATACTATTATTTGCCTCCAGTCAAATAGAATCAACGACAgacaataatgatttacaaaTTGGCATATACCCAAGTGAAATTTCTGGTAAGGATTTTGTAACAGGGTCGGGGACTTTAGCTGATACCTATGATAGcgataaagatgaagatgatttagACGGTAATGTTATTTATTCgataatattcattttcttattatttttctttgtttatCATTTTGGTAAGAAGCACATGAAATGGGCTCATGGCTTCGGTCGATTTGAATTATCACCTCAATCAGTGAAACTGTTCATCAATGAAATGGGATCTAGACTACCTGGTGTTAATAAGTATTTCTCAAATGATGCGATTTACCTGGATTTTCTGAACCagaatgatattaatataaatctTGAGGAAGGGATGATTTCCAGTGCAACAACTCCAAAGAATATGCCCGACCTATCGGTATTAAGGACTAGATCAACGATGAATTTATCTGAGATAGACAAATCAGAAGATAGGATGGATAGTGACTCAATACATTCTGGTCCTACAAACTTTATGAATAAGCCTTTTTCTTTGCCTAAAAAAAATCAAGGAAATCTATTTCAATATGGAGATAATAGGAGTTGGGATTCATTAGTTAGGACTTCAAGTAATAGTTCTATACAGAGGGCAAAAAATTTTGAGAGAAGCAAATAG
- a CDS encoding DEHA2D16742p (similar to CA0703|IPF11807 Candida albicans IPF11807 unknown function) produces MIILPDTPPLAESLTFRTGALNPQLISTRASLVTTTTRNNNELVRDIVKLEQYLEELFKYARIESGSNEMSKILQFCCNYVISDSGEVPWTNIIVDTTGEIKKKIFGKVLNKYKDTHIQWSLLNEIEAVIISTSLIYTKLGSVLINELIEIDPTSESNDETNEKWKQVTNYYKKSSSFLSFGKKVSAYLDLGSMYFNSLVYSLLDKINNVCIQMSILSKSSWINRNYYNETESFKTKNNGTLSKVAIYVITELRDCQSMSFNLHTHQGVTINLQYAKWKEYLSIIEKYAIAYASLFLSIEKYQQDSIGQAIGLINFGLLSLQSKNLNEVNPKQGKLLTKFKSKVSARKNEQYIKDLQSITTLNIDKSVFQESSGIILKDLTFLFDQLIQLHLKFTKENNNIKFDTISAWQDIDKDSKWPLGSSIPSSSVKSYEPFGDSLSSNARDEYSGRGAYY; encoded by the coding sequence ATGATTATCCTTCCCGATACTCCTCCATTAGCAGAATCGCTTACATTTCGTACGGGAGCCTTGAACCCTCAATTGATATCTACAAGAGCCTCATTAGTTACCACAACTACAAGAAACAATAACGAGCTAGTAAGAGATATTGTTAAACTTGAACaatatcttgaagaattgttCAAATATGCTAGAATAGAATCAGGTTCTAACGAAATGTCCAAAATACTCCAATTTTGTTGTAACTACGTAATTTCAGATTCAGGAGAGGTTCCATGGACCAACATTATTGTCGATACCACCGGcgaaatcaagaaaaaaatatttggaaaagTTTTGAACAAATATAAGGATACGCATATCCAGTGGAGTTTACTAAATGAGATAGAAGCTGTCATTATCAGCACGAGTTTAATATATACGAAACTTGGATcagtattaataaatgaattaatagaaatagATCCCACGAGCGAACTGAATGATGAGACgaatgaaaaatggaaGCAGGTTACTAACTACTATAAGAAATCCTCGTCGTTTTTATCTTTTGGTAAGAAGGTACTGGCTTACCTTGATCTAGGAAGCATGTATTTCAATTCACTTGTTTATTCCCTATTAGATAAGATAAACAATGTATGCATTCAAATGtctattttatcaaaatcatcgtGGATCAATAGAAACTATTACAATGAAACGGAGAGCTTTaaaaccaaaaataatgGAACGTTAAGTAAAGTTGCAATATATGTTATAACCGAATTAAGGGATTGCCAAAGCATGCTGTTCAATCTTCATACTCACCAAGGAGTAACAATTAACCTCCAATATGCCAAATGGAAGGAATACCTTAgtataattgaaaaatatgcCATTGCTTACGCAAGTTTATTTTTATCGATCGAAAAATATCAGCAGGATAGCATAGGCCAGGCAATAGGATTAATTAACTTTGGTCTCTTAAGTTTGCAAAGCAAGAACCTCAATGAAGTCAATCCTAAACAAGGAAAACTCCTTACTAAATTCAAGTCAAAAGTTTCTGCTCGTAAAAATGAACAATACATTAAAGATTTACAATCTATAACTACTTTGAACATCGATAAGTCAGTGTTTCAAGAATCATCTggtataatattgaaagacTTGACCTTTTTATTTGATCAGTTGATACAATTACATCTAAAGTttacaaaagaaaataacaACATAAAATTTGATACAATATCAGCGTGGcaagatattgataaagattCAAAATGGCCCCTTGGTAGCAGCATACCGAGTAGCAGTGTAAAATCATATGAGCCTTTTGGAGACTCATTAAGTCTGAATGCGAGAGACGAGTATTCAGGGAGAGGAGCGTATTACTAG